The genomic window CGGTCAATGCGCTGACCGCGCTGGGGGTCATGCAGAAGCTGGCGATGGCGCCTGGGCCGATCCGCCGCATCCATGTCAGCCGTGCCGGCGACTTCGGGCGCGTGCAGCTCGATGCGGCCGATTACGACAGGCCGTGGTTCGGCCAGGTGGTGGTCGCGCGCGATTTCGGCCAGGCACTGGAAAGCCGCCTGCAGGACCTGCCGCGGCTGCGGCGCTACCGGCCGATGCGCTTCCTTGGCCTGGGCCAGGTGATCGATGGCTGCCGCCAGGTGCGGGTTGCCGATGACGCCGGCGAGCACGTGCTGCTGGCCCGGCTGGTGGTCGGTGCCGATGGCACCGGCAGTGGCGTCCGCGCTGCGCTCGGCATCGAGGCGGATCGCCATGACTTCCAGCAGACCCTGTTCGTGGCCCGCGTGCGCAGCCAGCGCGCGCCGGATGGCACGGCCTGGGAGCGCTTCACCGATACCGGCCCGACCGCGCTGCTGCCGCGCGGCGACCGTCATTTCGGCACCGTGCACGGGGTGGCCCGCGACCAGGCCGATGCGGTGATGGCGCTGGACGAACGCGCCTGGCTGCAGCGCCTGCAGCAGGCCATCGGCTGGCGCGCCGGCCGCCTGCTCGACAGCGGCCCGCGCAGCGCCTATCCGTTGATCCAGGTGCTGGCCCGTGCGCTGGTGGGCGAACGGGCCGTGCTGCTGGGCAATGCCGCGCAGACCATCCATCCGCTGGGCGCGCAGGGCTTCAATCTGGGCCTGCGCGATGCGCTGACGCTGGCCGAACTGCTGGAAGAGGCGCACGCCGATGCCGGCAGCGATGCCCTGCTGCAGGCCTATGCCGCGCGCCGCCAGGACGACCGCCAGCAGACGGTGGCCTTCTCCGGTGGCCTGGCGCGCCTGACCAGCAACCCGGCGCCGCTGCTGCGGCCGCTGCGCAGCCTGGGTCTGGTGGCCGCGCAGCGCGCGTCGGTGCAGTCGATGCTGGTCGGCGGTGCGATGGGCTTCCGCGGCGAGGTGCCGCGCCTGTGCCGGGGAGAGGCCGCATGAATCGTCGCGCACGCCTGGACGTGGCCATTGTCGGCGGCGGTGTGGTCGGCGCGGCCTGTGCGCTGGCGCTGGCGGATGCCGGTCTGTCGGTGGCCCTGGTGGAAGGCCGTGAACCGGCACCCTGGCAGGCCGCGCAACCGGACCTGCGGGTGTTTGCCTTCGCCGCCGACAATGTCCAGCTGCTGCAGCGCCTGGGGGTGTGGCCGTCGATCACCCAGGCCCGTGCCTGGCCGTACCGGCGCATGCAGGTGTGGGATGCCGCGGGCGGCGAGGATCTGGTGTTCGACGCCGATCGCTTCGGCCGTCGTGAACTGGGCTTCATCGTCGAGAACGGCCTGCTGCAGGACCGCCTGTGGGCGGCGCTGCCTGCTGCCGGCGTGCAGCTGCACTGCCCGGCGCGGGTGGAGGTGCTGGAGCAGGATGAAGGCGGCGTGCGCCTGCGGCTGGAGGACGGCCGCCGTGTTGAAGCGGCACTGGCGGTGGCAGCCGACGGCGCCGAATCGACGCTGCGCCAGCTGGCCGGCATCGAGGTCGAGCGCCACGATTACCACCAGCGCGGCGTGGTCGCCTACGTCGACAGCGATCTGCCGAACCAGGCCACCGCCTGGCAGCGCTTCCTGCCGACCGGTCCGCTGGCGCTGCTGCCGGTGGCCGAGCGCCGCAGCTCGATCGTCTGGACCCTGCCTGACGACGAGGCGGCACGCGTGCTGGCGTTGGATGAGGACGCCTTCAACCGTGAACTGACCCGGGCCTTCGCCGCGCGGCTGGGCGGACTGCGGTTGGCCTCGCCGCGTGCCGCCTTCCCGCTGCGCCGGCAGCTGGCCCGTCATTACGTGGCCGGCCGCGTGCTGGCGCTGGGCGATGCCGCGCATGTGGTGCATCCGTTGGCCGGCCAGGGCGTGAATCTGGGCCTGCGTGATGTCGCTGCCCTGCAGCAGTGGCTGGCGCCGTCGGCCGAACGCCGCGGCCAGCCACGCCTGTCGCCGCAGCGCCTGCAGCGCTGGGCACGCGAACGGCGCAGCGACAACCAGATTGCCGCCTACAGCTTCGATGCGATCAACCGGCTGTTCTCCAACGATGAAATGCACCTGACCCTGGCCCGCGGTCGCGCGCTCGGCTGCGTCGGCAAGTGGCCGCCGCTGGTACAGGCGTTCTGGAAGCGCGCCGCCGGCGTGTAAGCCGAATGCCCCGGCATTTTCCGCTGGCGCCGGGCCATGCCCGGCGAGCGCGCCGCGCGGTTCATGGGGGCCGCCGGGCGCGGCCCGGCGCTGCCGCAATCAATCGATCAGCCAACCGGCCAGGTCGGCACGGTCCAGCCTGCCGCGGCGCTTCACGTCCAACGCGTTGAACTCATCGGCCAATGCCGGATTGGCCTGCGCTTCCTCGCGGCTGATGAAACCATCGCCGTTCACATCCAGCGTAGCGAAGTGGATGCGGTACTGGCCGACCACACTGCTCGGTTCCAGCGAACGGACGATGACCTGCGCTTCGCCGGCCGGCTGTGCCAGCTCGACGCTGCCGGTGACCCGCCCGGCCGCCAGCGGCTGCTGGCGGATCGCGCCGCCGGTGGGGCCCAGCGGCTGGCTCTGCGCCGGGGTGTGCGGCAACTGCTGGGCCAGTGCCGGGGCGGCGGCCAGCAGTGCGATCAGCAGCGGAATCGATCGATGACGCATGCATTCTCCTTGCTCGGTAGCGCCGGGCCGTGCCCGGCGGTGGGTGCTGCCTCAGCGCAGCGGCGAGGCCAGCACCGTGATCTCCTCACGGTCGTGATAGAGCTGCTTGGCACGCACCACCAGTGGCTTGCCTGCCTGCTCCTGGAACAGGTCCAGGCACAGCCGGGTCTCGTCCCAGCGCTTCTTCATCGGCAGCTTGAGGTTGAAGATGGCGTGCCGGCACCAGCCTTCGCGGAACCAGGTGGCCATGCGTTCGGCTACCCGGCGTGGCTGCTCGACCATGTCGCAGACCATCCAGTCCAGCGGCTGTTCCGGGTGCCAGTGGAAGCCGTCGGCACGCAGGTGCTCGACCAGGCCGGTATCCAGCACGTGCTGGCGCAGCGGGCCGTTGTCGATGCTCAGCACGTGCATGTGCTGGCGGGTCAGCACCCAGGTCCAGCCGCCCGGTGCGGCACCCAGGTCAGCCGCGCGCATGCCGGGCTTGGCCAGCGTCTCGCGTTCTTCCGGGGTCAGCAGGGTCAGCAGCGCCTCATCCAGCTTCAGCGCCGAGCGCGAGGGCGCTTCGGGCAACAGTTTCAGGCGCGGGATGCCCAGCGCCCACGGCGCGCTGTCGGCCGGGTCGGCCACGCAGACGAAGGCGTGGGTGCCGTCGACGAACACCACGTGCAGGCGCGGCAGGCGATTGTTGGGCTTGTCAGTGAGCTTGCCGGCCTTGCGCAGCGCCGGGCGCAGCGCGTTGCCGAACGCGCGCGCCAGCCCGGACAGCGGCTTGCCGGCGTCCGAATCGGGGTGCTCCACCCAGAGGTCGCCGAAGCGCGGCGCATCGGCCAGCACTTCCAGCATCGGGGTGATGCGGTCG from Stenotrophomonas sp. 704A1 includes these protein-coding regions:
- the ubiH gene encoding 2-octaprenyl-6-methoxyphenyl hydroxylase, which produces MSERHDVLIVGGGLVGASLAIALDRLGLDVGLLEASPAGELPAVFDQRNLSFAAATVNALTALGVMQKLAMAPGPIRRIHVSRAGDFGRVQLDAADYDRPWFGQVVVARDFGQALESRLQDLPRLRRYRPMRFLGLGQVIDGCRQVRVADDAGEHVLLARLVVGADGTGSGVRAALGIEADRHDFQQTLFVARVRSQRAPDGTAWERFTDTGPTALLPRGDRHFGTVHGVARDQADAVMALDERAWLQRLQQAIGWRAGRLLDSGPRSAYPLIQVLARALVGERAVLLGNAAQTIHPLGAQGFNLGLRDALTLAELLEEAHADAGSDALLQAYAARRQDDRQQTVAFSGGLARLTSNPAPLLRPLRSLGLVAAQRASVQSMLVGGAMGFRGEVPRLCRGEAA
- a CDS encoding UbiH/UbiF family hydroxylase, which codes for MNRRARLDVAIVGGGVVGAACALALADAGLSVALVEGREPAPWQAAQPDLRVFAFAADNVQLLQRLGVWPSITQARAWPYRRMQVWDAAGGEDLVFDADRFGRRELGFIVENGLLQDRLWAALPAAGVQLHCPARVEVLEQDEGGVRLRLEDGRRVEAALAVAADGAESTLRQLAGIEVERHDYHQRGVVAYVDSDLPNQATAWQRFLPTGPLALLPVAERRSSIVWTLPDDEAARVLALDEDAFNRELTRAFAARLGGLRLASPRAAFPLRRQLARHYVAGRVLALGDAAHVVHPLAGQGVNLGLRDVAALQQWLAPSAERRGQPRLSPQRLQRWARERRSDNQIAAYSFDAINRLFSNDEMHLTLARGRALGCVGKWPPLVQAFWKRAAGV
- a CDS encoding EF-hand domain-containing protein — protein: MRHRSIPLLIALLAAAPALAQQLPHTPAQSQPLGPTGGAIRQQPLAAGRVTGSVELAQPAGEAQVIVRSLEPSSVVGQYRIHFATLDVNGDGFISREEAQANPALADEFNALDVKRRGRLDRADLAGWLID
- the rlmM gene encoding 23S rRNA (cytidine(2498)-2'-O)-methyltransferase RlmM, with product MAPVTDTGIGLLCLCRQGFEPELAGELQFRAGEAGFAGYARTQRNDGYVLFMCDEAAALAPRLRWRELIFARQKLVVLAELPQLDPADRITPMLEVLADAPRFGDLWVEHPDSDAGKPLSGLARAFGNALRPALRKAGKLTDKPNNRLPRLHVVFVDGTHAFVCVADPADSAPWALGIPRLKLLPEAPSRSALKLDEALLTLLTPEERETLAKPGMRAADLGAAPGGWTWVLTRQHMHVLSIDNGPLRQHVLDTGLVEHLRADGFHWHPEQPLDWMVCDMVEQPRRVAERMATWFREGWCRHAIFNLKLPMKKRWDETRLCLDLFQEQAGKPLVVRAKQLYHDREEITVLASPLR